In one window of Chthoniobacterales bacterium DNA:
- a CDS encoding ABC transporter permease, whose product MRASRRFSLSRLWAMVVKEFIQMSRDRLTFAMILGIPLMQLMVFGFVINTDPRHMPAAVLLADEGPQGRTLLEGLKNSTYFDFVKVVRTEEEGEMLLRQGQVQFVVSIPENFSRALLRGDRPAVLVQADATDPTATSGGLAALDGVINTALLGDFKGPLMRLAPVPPAIDLRVHALYNPEAVTQYNIVPGLMGVVLTMTLVLITGLAITRETERGTMENLLSMPLRPTEVLVGKITPYIFVGYIQVGMILLAARFIFDVPIHGNLALLLLASLFFIAANLAMGITFSTIAKNQLQAMQMSVFVFLPSMLLSGFLFPFRGMPGWAQVIGEILPITHFLRIARGVMLKGIGFADLGRELWPIALFAVVALAIGVKRYRQTLD is encoded by the coding sequence ATGAGGGCGTCCCGGCGGTTCTCGCTCTCCCGGCTGTGGGCCATGGTGGTGAAGGAGTTCATCCAAATGTCCCGCGACCGTCTTACCTTCGCCATGATCCTCGGAATTCCGCTCATGCAGTTGATGGTCTTCGGATTTGTCATAAACACCGACCCGCGGCACATGCCGGCGGCAGTGTTGCTCGCGGACGAAGGTCCGCAGGGAAGGACTTTGCTCGAGGGGCTCAAGAACAGCACCTACTTCGACTTCGTCAAGGTGGTGCGAACCGAGGAGGAGGGCGAGATGCTTCTGCGCCAAGGGCAAGTGCAGTTCGTGGTGAGTATCCCCGAGAATTTTTCCCGCGCCCTCCTGCGCGGCGACCGCCCGGCGGTGCTTGTCCAAGCCGACGCCACCGACCCGACGGCGACCAGCGGCGGCTTGGCTGCGCTGGACGGGGTGATCAACACCGCGCTGCTCGGGGACTTCAAAGGTCCGCTCATGCGTCTTGCCCCGGTGCCTCCGGCCATCGACCTGCGCGTGCATGCGCTCTACAACCCCGAGGCCGTCACCCAATACAACATCGTGCCCGGCCTGATGGGCGTGGTTCTTACCATGACGCTCGTGCTCATCACGGGGCTGGCCATCACGCGCGAGACCGAGAGGGGCACGATGGAAAATCTGCTGTCCATGCCCCTGCGGCCGACCGAGGTGCTGGTCGGAAAAATCACGCCCTATATTTTTGTCGGCTACATCCAAGTCGGGATGATCCTGCTGGCGGCGCGGTTCATTTTCGACGTGCCGATCCATGGAAACCTTGCGCTGCTCCTGCTGGCCTCGCTTTTTTTCATCGCGGCGAATCTGGCCATGGGAATCACGTTCTCGACGATTGCCAAAAACCAGCTGCAGGCGATGCAGATGTCGGTGTTCGTCTTCCTGCCCTCGATGCTTCTTTCGGGTTTTCTTTTCCCGTTCCGCGGAATGCCCGGCTGGGCGCAAGTGATCGGCGAGATTCTCCCCATCACGCATTTCCTTCGCATAGCGCGCGGGGTGATGCTCAAGGGCATCGGCTTCGCGGATCTGGGGCGGGAACTGTGGCCCATCGCGCTTTTCGCGGTGGTTGCGCTCGCCATCGGGGTGAAGCGCTATCGCCAGACGCTCGACTGA
- a CDS encoding ABC transporter ATP-binding protein: protein MGELVIDVRGMTKRFGERTVVNSIDLRVARGQIYGFLGPNGSGKTTFIRMLCGLLRADAGSGTCLGHDVIRESAAIKREVGYMTQRFSFYEDLTIRENLDFVARVYALPDRRKAVDESLDHLGLQDRRNQLAGQLSGGWKQRMALAACLLHRPKLLLLDEPTAGVDPKARRDFWDEIHVLASRGLTFLITTHYMDEAERCDRLAYISLGHLLVDGTVDEVIEKAKLTTWSVSGPRLPDLARRLRGLPGVEQAVMFGKELHVSGGDAPLLERTIEPFRLPEYQWRMVCSGLEDVFIHLMTGTAENDKS, encoded by the coding sequence ATGGGCGAGCTCGTTATCGACGTTCGCGGCATGACCAAGCGCTTCGGCGAACGCACGGTGGTCAACAGCATCGACCTGCGCGTGGCGCGCGGGCAGATCTACGGTTTTCTCGGCCCCAACGGCAGCGGCAAGACAACATTCATACGCATGCTCTGCGGACTGCTGCGAGCCGATGCCGGCAGCGGGACGTGTCTGGGCCATGACGTGATCCGCGAGAGCGCCGCGATCAAGCGCGAGGTGGGCTACATGACCCAGCGCTTCAGTTTCTACGAGGACCTGACGATCCGGGAAAACCTGGATTTCGTGGCGCGCGTGTATGCGCTCCCGGACCGGCGCAAGGCGGTGGACGAAAGTCTCGACCACCTCGGCCTGCAGGACCGCAGGAACCAGCTGGCCGGACAGTTGTCGGGCGGATGGAAGCAACGCATGGCGCTCGCGGCCTGTTTGCTGCACCGGCCGAAGCTGTTGCTCCTCGACGAACCCACCGCCGGCGTGGACCCGAAGGCGCGTCGCGACTTTTGGGATGAGATCCACGTTCTGGCCTCCCGCGGGCTCACCTTTCTCATCACGACGCACTACATGGACGAGGCCGAGCGCTGCGATCGTCTGGCCTACATTTCTCTCGGTCATCTTCTGGTCGACGGCACGGTGGACGAGGTCATCGAGAAGGCGAAGCTGACCACGTGGTCGGTGAGCGGTCCGCGGCTGCCCGATCTGGCGCGCCGGTTGCGCGGCCTGCCGGGCGTCGAGCAGGCGGTGATGTTCGGCAAGGAACTCCATGTGAGCGGGGGTGATGCGCCGCTGCTCGAGCGCACGATCGAACCTTTCCGGCTCCCCGAATACCAGTGGCGCATGGTGTGCTCGGGGCTGGAGGATGTGTTCATCCACCTGATGACTGGAACGGCGGAGAACGACAAATCATGA